From Larus michahellis chromosome 8, bLarMic1.1, whole genome shotgun sequence, one genomic window encodes:
- the HS3ST2 gene encoding heparan sulfate glucosamine 3-O-sulfotransferase 2: MAHRAPSGRAPAAAPAPSRRLARRVLVLFTLSLSCSYLCYSLLCCCGGPAAPRARCPPARSAAAAKKLLQKSRPCGRPPPAEPPGGAAPARRPREPPAPPAGSPPGPARPGAKRLPQAIVVGVKKGGTRAVLEFIRVHPDVRALGTEPHFFDRNYDRGLEWYRSLMPRTLDSQITVEKTPSYFVTKEAPRRIFNMSRDTKLIVVVRNPVTRAISDYTQTLSKKPDIPTFEGLSFRNRSLGLVDTSWNAIRIGMYAVHLESWLQYFPLSQIHFVSGEKLITDPAGEMGKVQDFLGIKRVITDKHFYFNKTKGFPCLKKSESSGLPRCLGKSKGRTHVQIDPEVIEQLRDFYRPYNIKFYETVGQDFRWE; encoded by the exons ATGGCGCATAGGGCGCCGAGCGGGCGGGCCCCGGCTGCGGCTCCGGCTCCGTCCCGGCGGCTGGCGCGGAGGGTCCTCGTCCTCTTCACGCTGTCGCTCTCCTGCTCCTACCTCTGCTAcagcctcctctgctgctgcggcggccccgccgcgccccgcgcccgctgcccgcccgcccgcagcgccgccgccgccaagaAACTTCTGCAGAAGTCGCGGCCGTgcgggcggccgccccccgccgagcccccgggcggcgccgcgccagcccgccgcccgcgggagccccccgccccgccggccggtagccccccggggccggcccgCCCGGGAGCCAAGCGGCTGCCGCAGGCCATCGTGGTGGGCGTCAAGAAGGGCGGCACCCGCGCCGTGCTGGAGTTCATCCGGGTGCACCCCGACGTGCGAGCCCTGGGCACCGAGCCCCACTTCTTCGACAGGAACTACGACCGCGGGCTGGAGTGGTACAG GAGCCTGATGCCGCGAACTCTCGACAGCCAGATCACAGTGGAGAAGACCCCCAGCTACTTTGTCACCAAGGAGGCACCACGGCGGATCTTCAACATGTCCCGGGACACAAAGCTGATCGTGGTGGTGAGGAACCCGGTCACCCGGGCCATCTCGGACTACACGCAGACGCTCTCCAAGAAGCCAGACATCCCCACCTTCGAGGGGCTGTCCTTCCGCAACCGCAGCCTGGGGCTGGTGGACACGTCCTGGAATGCCATCCGCATTGGGATGTACGCCGTGCACCTGGAGAGCTGGCTCCAGTACTTCCCCCTCTCCCAGATCCACTTTGTCAGCGGGGAAAAGCTGATCACGGACCCAGCCGGGGAGATGGGCAAAGTCCAGGACTTCCTGGGCATCAAACGGGTTATCACGGACAAGCACTTCTACTTCAACAAGACAAAAGGCTTTCCTTGCCTGAAAAAGTCGGAGAGCAGCGGCTTGCCTCGCTGCCTGGGCAAGTCCAAAGGCAGGACTCACGTACAGATAGACCCTGAGGTGATCGAGCAGCTTCGGGACTTTTATAGACCTTATAATATCAAATTCTATGAAACAGTTGGGCAAGACTTCAGGTGGGAATAA